Below is a genomic region from Parageobacillus toebii NBRC 107807.
GAGTACGATTATCAAACATAATGACATCAGCCCCCGCCTCCACTGCTTCTAACACTTGCTCTTTCGTTTCTGTTTCCACTTCGATTTTGACCATATGACCAAGCTTTGCGCGCACCGCCCGTACCGCTTTCGTAATCGAACCGCAAAAAGCGATATGATTATCTTTAATCATGACACCGTCGTACAAACCAAAACGATGATTATAGCCTCCTCCGCATACAACGGCGTACTTTTCTAACATCCGTAAGCCCGGCGTTGTTTTTCGCGTGTCACAAATGCGCGTATGACTGCTGTTTAGTATCATTACCGCTTGATGTGTTAACGTAGCGATGCCGCTCATTCGCTGCAGCAAATTTAATATAACGCGCTCCCCTGTCAATAGCGGAATAACCGGCCCAGATACAACGGCAATCGTCTCCTCTTTTTTTACTTGTTCGCCATCACGTTTATAAAGCGTTACATCGATGCCTGGATGCAATAGACGATATCCTATCGTAATAATATCTGTCCCCGCTAACACCCCATCTTCCTTCGCCGTAAACGTTCCTGTCGCCCATTCATTCTCTGGAAAAATCATTTCGCTCGTAATATCGTGTTCACCAATATCTTCAATGAAAAATTGCTGCAATAGCTGTTGCAATTTGAGTGTATTCATCGTGTCCCTCCGCTCTTCCAGCAAATTGTTATACCGTTACGGTCAGCTCTTTTTTTGTCCGCCGAATACGCCGTTGTCTCCATTGTTCTCTCTCAAACGGATAATCGGTGCGATAATGCCCGCCCCGGCTTTCTGTACGCTCTAGCGCCGATGTTGTTATAAGCCAGCCGGTTAACAGCATATGAATAACCGTAATTTCCTCGATGGAAAAATCATCAAGCGAACCATTCACAAAGTCAGACAACGGAAATTGTTCAAACCACTGTTTTGCACGTTGCAGGCCTTGTTCATGACGAACGATGCCCGCATATATTGACATGATGGTTTGAATGGTTGGTATTT
It encodes:
- the nadC gene encoding carboxylating nicotinate-nucleotide diphosphorylase, which codes for MNTLKLQQLLQQFFIEDIGEHDITSEMIFPENEWATGTFTAKEDGVLAGTDIITIGYRLLHPGIDVTLYKRDGEQVKKEETIAVVSGPVIPLLTGERVILNLLQRMSGIATLTHQAVMILNSSHTRICDTRKTTPGLRMLEKYAVVCGGGYNHRFGLYDGVMIKDNHIAFCGSITKAVRAVRAKLGHMVKIEVETETKEQVLEAVEAGADVIMFDNRTPEEVREFVSLVPKPIVTEASGGITLENLAAYGTTGVDYISFGMLTHSAKALDISFHLQGWNRGRK